The DNA sequence acccgatgtttatcttctttgtaaaggtctgtccattcatcatccacttcttattttttttttctctcttttttttttcttagtaaaatataattctatagctttttttgcatgacaaattatttaaaattttgataaaaaaaaacgaatatttaaaattttttaaggttatggattttatcggatatgatacttgttgaaaattagaataaatttgaattcttttatttcctcttttgaaaataggaaaaacatttgctaactttgagaatttaaatattataataaataattttttttaaaaaaaatataattttataactacttaagcatgacaaattattcaaatttttaataaaaataataattaaatatttgtgcattagggttatacgattttttatggttcattttttatttattgagtatatatatatatatttttagtcttattatttaataacaaaaaacctctcaaattttattttttaaaaataaaagtaaaaataaaaaaatattttaaattatatgtaaggatattattgtaaatttatttctttttaatttccattcctattattatcaaacattggaatgaaaacaaataatcattccaatcttgtattcctaagttcatccaaatgctagaaatggaatcatcaaattcattccattccactaagaaataggaaaggaaacaaaatattatttccattccctattccgacgtaccaaacacccccttatatatatatataaaagaaagtatttcaaatattagaaagtgCTTCTAATGTTTTCTAAATCACTTCATGTTACCataaaagcttaaaaaaaaaggggcacAATtttgttaaaaggaaaaaaagaataaatcgGATTCCATGACTTGAAAAATAATAGTAGTACAGAAGAAACATGTCGTGGGGTAGAAGATGAACTAAGTGCTGTACTCTCTTTGTATGCCATTCTCAATTCCATTCAAGACCCACTTCCCATCCTCATCCCTAACCTCCGCATCTTTCCACCCTTCACTTCTTTGCAAAATGATCTCCGCCACCACTCTTTCTCCACCACCCACTCACCTCCCTTCTCTCCCACAAACCCCACCCCTTTCTCTCATCAAAACCTGCAAATCCATGGCCCAACTCAAGCAAATTCACTCCCAAACAATCCGCACTGGCCTCATATCCAACCCCATTGTGCCTGCTCAGATAATTGCCTTCTGTTGCAAGCATGAGCTGGGTGATATGGAATACGCCCGTATGGTGTTCGACACAATGCCTGAACCAAATCACTTTGTTTGGAACAATATGATTAAGGGGTATTCTCGTGTGGGTTGCCCCAATTCTGCGGTTTCAATGTATTGTGAGATGCTAGAGAGGGGTGTCATGCCGGATGAATACACGTATCCGTTTTTGCTCAAACGGTTTACGCGGGATATGGCGGTGAAGTGTGGAAAGGAGTTGCATGATCATATAGTGAAGTTAGGGTTTAGTTCCAATGTGTTTGTACAAAATGCTTTGATTCATTTGTACTCATTGAGTGGAGAAGTGAGTGTTGCTCGTGGGGTTTTTGATAGGAGTTCAAAGGGTGATGTTGTCACTTGGAATGTGATGATTTCAGGGTATAACAGAAGTAAGCAATTTGATGAGTCAATGAAGCTCTTTGATGAGATGGAGAGGATGAGAGTGTTACCCAGTTCAATTACACTTGTTTCAGTGTTGTCAGCATGCTCCAAGTTGAAGGATTTGAATGTAGGGAAGCGGGTTCATCAGTATGTCAAAGATCTGAAGATTGAGCCTGTCCGTGTATTGGAAAATGCTTTGATTGATATGTATGCAGCTTGTGGTGATATGGATACTGCTCTTGGGATATTTGATAATATGAAGAGTAGGGACGTGATTTCATGGACTGCTATTGTTACCGGGTTCACAAATTTGGGACAAGTTGATCTAGCTaggaattattttgataaaatgccTGAACGGGACTTCGTCTCATGGACAGCAATGATTGATGGGTACCTTCAGGTGAACCGGTTTAAAGAGGTTTTAACACTTTTTCGTGAGATGCAGGCTGCTAATATAAAGCCGGATGAGTTCACCATGGTCAGCATCCTTACAGCTTGTGCACATCTGGGAGCGCTTGAATTAGGAGAATGGATAAAAGCCTACATTGACAAGAACGAGATCAAGATCGATTCCTTTGTGGGAAATGCTTTGATAGACATGTATTTCAATTGTGGAAACGTAGAAAAAGCAATAAGAATTTTCAATGCAATGCCTCACAGGGACAAGATTTCATGGACGGCTGTGATTTTTGGTCTTGCCATAAATGGATATGGAGAAGAAGCTCTTGATATGTTCTCTCAGATGCTGAAAGCTTCAATCACACCAGATGAGGTGACGTACATTGGCGTTCTTTGTGCTTGTACCCACAGTGGAATGGTAGATAAGGGGAAAAAGTTCTTTGCTCGAATGACCACGCAACATGGGATTGAACCCAATGTAGCACATTATGGGTGCATGGTTGACCTTCTTGGCCGAGCCGGGCATCTAAAAGAAGCTCATGAGGTGATCAAGAATATGCCAGTAAAACCTAATTCAATCGTCTGGGGATCACTTCTTGGTGCTTGTAGGGTTCATAGAGACGAAGAGATGGCTGAAATGGCAGCTCAACAGATTCTTGAGTTAGAGCCCGAAAATGGGGCTGTCTATGTTCTGTTATGCAATATATATGCAGCCTGCAACAGATGGGAAAAGTTGCATGaagtaagaaaattaatgaTGGATAGAGGAATCAAGAAAACCCCTGGTTGCAGTTTGATAGAGATGAACGGTTCTGTTCATGAATTTGTGGCTGGGGACCAGGTTCATCCTCAATCGAAAGAAATCTACTCGAAGTTAGATGAAATGTCAGTAGACTTGAAATTTGCAGGTTACTCGCCGGATACTTCAGAGGTGTTCCTTGATATAGGGGAAGAGGAGAAAGAGAGTGCCGTTTACCGGCACAGTGAGAAGTTGGCTATTGCCTTTGGGTTGATCAGTTCAGGACCTGGGGTCACTATTAGAATTGTGAAGAACCTTAGAATGTGTGTGGATTGTCATTATGTAGCAAAGTTGGTATCGAAGGTGTACAATAGAGAAGTAATTGTTAGGGATCGAACCAGATTCCACCATTTTAGGCATGGCTCATGTTCCTGCAAAGATTATTGGTAAGATTTCTAATAAAACATATTTCGAGTTTGGTAATCTATTCTTGCTTTATGGATCCAAAATCCGAATGTTGTGTTCCCATTGGGTTGGCTTAAGCTTAAGCTCGAGACTGTGATGCAATTATTGGCCGCAAATACGTTGCTTGAAAGCTGAGGTACTAACATTTTTGGACACCCCACATCAAATAGGATAAGTTCCTAACACTGAATATACAGTGAACTTCACTTAATCATGTAAACATATAGATTATGAGAGCTTATCTGCAATCAAATGTAAACTGTGCAGAATTATTTGTTTGGTCCATAATGGATATCTGTCTGACATAAGGAAAGAAATTGTTGACACCATCAATGTAATGAACTCCACTTGACCATGTAAACACGTTTTACAACTGTGAAGATCCATTGGCCATTCATCTAACTACATATGAATTGAACTTGTCATTTGAAGAGAGACAATATATTGGGTTGTGCATCTTGTTGACCAACACTTCAATACACTAGCATTTGTAAGGAGAGCCACCAATAAAGAAAATAggcaaaagtggaaaaaaaaaattcccaactGCATTTTGATGATCAACACTTCCCACACAACAGAAATGTACAAAGAAGATGAGCCCAAAAAAAAGTTCAATGGGCACCATGTGGAAACTATGGATGCAGAGAGAGTTACCCTGCAACTCAAACCATTAACTAAGCTGTCAAGAAACAACTGACCCTGTCACATTGCAATCAAATGCAGAAAATCTTTATCTGCAACTGGCCCTCAACTTGAGCCAGGGTCGAGAACAGGAAGCCTGCAATGCAAGCTAATTGATTTATCATTTTGCCGCGAACCAGGAATGAAGAACTGGAATATCACTGTCAAGCAAGCGCCCTCTTGGGCAATGCCATAGAAGGCACAATCTGGCTTCGCTAAGTGACACTGAAGACTCTTTGCAAAGTGCTTCATGCTCACTTGCACAGTTTGAGCATCTCCCCTCTGAACTGCCCTCTGGGTTCGTGACTGTGCACTCAAATCTCGATCCTCAGCTGGAACTTCCTCTTGTTCTCCAACAACCAGCAACTTGCGAAACTCGGCACCAAGTGTGATTAAAGTAGTTGAAATCTGTACATGTAGATCCCCATATTTGCTAATGGAGATGTTAAGCAAATCCCCTACATGCTTCATCCGATCCACATAGTTCTGCAACTGGTTCAAATCTGGAACCTGAACCAAAGTTCGAGGCAGATCTTGGGCCATATCAAGTGCAGACTGAAGCTCAAGAACATCAGCCCTAGACAAAGGTTTTGAGATGGGTACATCTTGGATCACTGCAGATTTATAACCTTTGCTCTCAAAGGTGAGGAAGGGCAGTGGTTGGTGAGAATTAGGAGGTAATTTCTTGACCAGCTTGATTTGGAGGCGATTTGAACCAGTGCCAATGTCATCACCACCACCCATTTCAGCATATATACTGACACTACTACGAATGGCACGTTGTAGGAGAGAGAGGTCAATGGTGAAGGCAATGCGGTCATCATTCTGGCTGGAGATTCGGTAGTTATCAAACAGAGCTTCTTTGCGGAACTGGGCAATGGATTGGACACCATCGCCATTGAGGAGGTTGTGGAGGAAGATTGTGTGGTCTCTAGTGAAGTAGAGATGGCATACCTTCCCCATCTTGTCTAGAGCTGGTAGGAACCTCTTTTCTAAGAGGCTGGTACCATTGTCTGTAAGAAAAGCCTTGAACTTCATCTTTGTCTTTCTGGCTCTTTCTCAGGGCTTAGAGATACTGCCCTaggaaaaaaacaattatagaaAGCCAGAGGTTAGGGCATATGCAAGTGGCTCATAGTCTTTGGCACTCTGCAATGTGAATATTCAAGAATTCTGAAATGCTGACTAAAATTTGAATTGTCTATGGAACTTGAAAGGTTGTTGTCCTAGAATATATgacataaaatcataatcaaTTGAACTACTTTATTAGCTGAAAAATAGTTTGTTGCTATAAATTGCAAAGCATGAAAAACAAAGTTCCATCCCTTCCTGATCGGATGATACCTATTAACTTTCAATGAATTAGCTTCCATGTTTTCATTAATGATCAAGAGGATAACTCAGAAGAGGATATCCAGGTTGTCAATGTGGGCTTTGGCAAGGAGGTGACCGGGACTTCACATTGagaaaccaaaagaagaaaacatgatAGAGCAGAAATTTCTTGTAGTACATGGATGCCAACCCATTTCTTTGAGTTCTCAGTGAAAAACCAACCAACAAAGCTAACccataagaaatatatgaaattatgaGAGCCCTAACAATACAATTCAAGGATACAAGAGAAGAATACTGTCAAAATTCCCACAGATTATAAATCGGCATGAATtcagaatcaaacatagcctaagccCATATGATAGAAAATCTTGTTCCTAGGAAgttgaatttattattcatttaattagtTAGGGATTTGtgtgtttggtttctgagaataCAATGGAAATTAGAATAAAATGTGACTTCAAACTTATGTTTTACCTAGTTTTGGGTCATCCCAAGAGATAAAAACTCAGCCTTGTGCTAGACTTAgttgaatatttgttttttttttctaccctTTCTCAGCAGCCTAACAGAGCCCTTTACTGACACCTCTTATAGATCTCCAATTGTGATACATTTCCTCCACTGAAACAATAATCTAAAACAACTAAACCATAACtgaagatttatttttattaaacatagtTTACGGGGTTCTGTTTCCTGAACTCCCAAAcaaccaaaagaaagaaaaatctaagATTCATAGTTTAGTTTCCTACATTTTCTACGAAACCAAACAGAGATTTTCCGTCCATTTGGTTCCTCAGAAAAAtgtggaaaaggaaaaggaaaaggaaaaaaaaattgaaaatcctcCGTTCAGCCGGAGAGACCTCTTTCCTCTTCTGAAATCCTAGGATTTATAATATCAATCTCTTGTCCTTTCCTCCCTTTTCTCGGCCACCAAAAGgagatgaaaagagaaaaacgaAAAACCCAACTGAAGAAAGCCGAATTGTGGAATTTCCCTGGtcccaaaaaaaggaaaaacgaaGACCCACATTTAAAACTAAtcatgtttcttaaaattttcaacattttctcggaaaccaaacataggctCAGAGATTTGAATTACTGGGAACGCACCTTAGATCGCCAAGAACCCGTTTTCGCGGTTCGAGAGCGAAGACCCAAATTGCTCTCATTTCAGGTTGGCGCTagcaaatattagaaatatttgctTAAAAGGTATCAAACATTCAAAATTGTGAAAGTAACCCTTTTTCTTCAAAAGTAAtctatttttagataaatactttttttttatttttttattttaagtatttatatataggttttagataaatatttttttatttttattatatttatataggttttagataaatattttttttttttttattttttattttaagtatttatatataggttttaaaagaGGTGGCTttctttataagaaaataatgagaatatttttatttaaatgagataaaaaaaagaatgagaggttaaatttaaaaattgagtttttaaatactCTTTTACTCAAACCTAAATAAATTATGACAAAAGGGCAAATTTAGAAACAcacaaatacaattttttataattgaaaaataaattaattttaaaaaatatataataataattttaaattaattaatgttttattgCATATAAAACTTTCAACAACTAATGTTTTACGAACTTTTGGTGGTGTTTTACACTTTGTCCCCTCGTATTTAAAACTCAAGACTTTTCTccccaaatttattaaaatgcaTCACTTTACCtcctcaatttatttaaaagtcaataaataatttgttaaataaaaaacaatgttaaaatgcaaaaaaaaaaaaaaaaaaaaaaaattgctaagtTTGAAGTCATCATATTTCATAGTTGCAtgtaaaaattatgaatatctctctaaaataaaaaaatcaaaacggATAGTTATTACATTTTGAAGACATATACAAAATTTCACTTGAAGgctattaattcaaagttagttttacttaattttataactaatgtttgaataaaagtaaaaaaaataaaaaacaatcttttttgtaatttcaaGTCGGGTTTGTAATTGGGGGTAAAGTGTTGATATTTAATAAGTTTAGAGAGCAAAATATCTGGATTTTAAAAGTGAAAGGGCAAAGTGTAAAATACACTAAAATTGAATTAACccatcttaaaaaataaaatgctttccttttttatatgagagctattattattatttttaaaagcagaaaacaaaaaagtataGTGTTTATTTGgataaatagaaaacaaaaagtgtgatacaaaaacttttaaaagttCACATTGAAAAGATGATGATtccaaaaactatttaaaaaaaaaattgacctcaaatttaatttattattattattttttaattttttttaatttttaattttttattttatggtagagaaaatgcATCTTGATGTAGTCCATTGTCGCGGAAGACGAAGAGATTCGTATTTCTTGTTTGGTGTTCATGGACGAACTAAACTTTTATCCTCTTCAAACCACAATTACCATCTTTCATAGATAAGAAGGAACgtctcattccttttctatataataattatagCAACCACCAATTGGGAGGGGTCTGAACTCTGAAGCTGGAGGCTCCGAAGTCCGAACTACCCATCCAGGTTTGTGAAGTTAAAAGACTGATGAACCTGTTCAAACAGGGAATTCCAGGTTTGATTCCCCTGTAATGGGAGCAGGAAATACATTCTATTACACTTACTCCAAGCCATTCCTCTAGATTGTCCAGCTCCTTATCTAGTGGTGAGATTTTTTCCACACAGGACTTCTGCAGAAGACCCAGCCCTCTGCAGTGGGATGGTTCTGATATAGCAAATAGCGTCCTACAAATGAAGAAAGTGAACCCCACTGCAATATGGAAATGGGGTATCAAGCACTCTGTGCTAGTGTCGAGGGCATTGCTACGGCTAGTGAGGATGACAACAGAGAAGTCTGGCGACAGCCAGCCCTCTTCTCATCCTTATCTGCAAATAACAAGGGACGACTCCACCCTGTTTACGTGAACAAGGCAGTAAGGGCAGCTGGGCAGGTCAGAGCTAAGCTCACGATCTCCAGAAATTTCCTCTTATGTATATATTCCAACAGGTTCACCAACTGGTTGAGGTTGTCCAGCCCTATCTAAAGCTTCCATCTCATCCTAACAAACTTAAGAAAAAACCCAATAAGTTACCAGCAAGATTGGCACAAAATGTCCTAACTCAGTTCTTCTAAATATCCCCTGATAAACACCTTAAATTAATTGTCACATCTCCTTCAACGCCGATCTTATTGCCATTTAGCAACCCTGAACTCTACTCAAAACCACACAGGGGTTTAGGATAGACTTAGTTCAGTAACAAAGGTATTGTTGCATCATGGCCACAAGAAACTGACCTAAAACCCTGGACTCCAAAACAGTGTATCACTTCCACAACCATTATAGTTAATCAAACGACATTTTCAGTAATAATACATCCAGTAGTCAACAGACTTGCTTGCCTTATAGATAATTGAAAGCATGAAGTTCtaacaatagaaaaaaataatgtaattgtCATCATAAACATCATGAGCATCTCTGTCAATGAGAGTCCATTCAACATGAACATAGACTCAAACCTAAcaaaattcaaccaaaaatATAGAACCCCAGATATCAGAAGCATCTTAATTTTAACCATAAAGATGAAATAAGAGAGATCCTTTTCAACAGAGGCATCAATAAGATGATACATAATTTTCAAATGCCTAGAAGCTTTTCAGATTGTTAAAAGAACTTTTACACACATGGTTATAAGTCAAGCATTTCAAAGTAGAAAATGTTTTGAGGCATAAAGGctctttaaactttttaatataaCCGTCAAACTCTTCCATCTTCAACCATTTGAACAAGGAACCATGTCACTATGAAACCCATTTAGCAGTTTAAATATCTGAACCACTAGAGGGGATAGCTGATCTTCTTTCCTGTGGTTTAACTAAgggagaattattttttaaagaaatggcAGTGCTGCCCATTGAATAacaagttgaaaaaggtttctACTCTCCTGAATGGGGAGCTTTGGAGAACGCCCAAACTTCATGAGGTTTACCAACATTTAGCATGTAGTTCTAAAAATGTTGATTGCACAAAACCTACATCTACAGATGGCAGACTTTGCATTAAATTGCCATGTACAACTATTAGAACTCATCGGAGGTTTTCATTGTTGGAGACTTGCCCCTTGAAATAGCAAAAAATTACTGGGAAGAAAACTATGGCTCAGTGACTCCTATGGTTCAGTGACT is a window from the Vitis riparia cultivar Riparia Gloire de Montpellier isolate 1030 chromosome 9, EGFV_Vit.rip_1.0, whole genome shotgun sequence genome containing:
- the LOC117922788 gene encoding putative pentatricopeptide repeat-containing protein At3g15930, with the translated sequence MPFSIPFKTHFPSSSLTSASFHPSLLCKMISATTLSPPPTHLPSLPQTPPLSLIKTCKSMAQLKQIHSQTIRTGLISNPIVPAQIIAFCCKHELGDMEYARMVFDTMPEPNHFVWNNMIKGYSRVGCPNSAVSMYCEMLERGVMPDEYTYPFLLKRFTRDMAVKCGKELHDHIVKLGFSSNVFVQNALIHLYSLSGEVSVARGVFDRSSKGDVVTWNVMISGYNRSKQFDESMKLFDEMERMRVLPSSITLVSVLSACSKLKDLNVGKRVHQYVKDLKIEPVRVLENALIDMYAACGDMDTALGIFDNMKSRDVISWTAIVTGFTNLGQVDLARNYFDKMPERDFVSWTAMIDGYLQVNRFKEVLTLFREMQAANIKPDEFTMVSILTACAHLGALELGEWIKAYIDKNEIKIDSFVGNALIDMYFNCGNVEKAIRIFNAMPHRDKISWTAVIFGLAINGYGEEALDMFSQMLKASITPDEVTYIGVLCACTHSGMVDKGKKFFARMTTQHGIEPNVAHYGCMVDLLGRAGHLKEAHEVIKNMPVKPNSIVWGSLLGACRVHRDEEMAEMAAQQILELEPENGAVYVLLCNIYAACNRWEKLHEVRKLMMDRGIKKTPGCSLIEMNGSVHEFVAGDQVHPQSKEIYSKLDEMSVDLKFAGYSPDTSEVFLDIGEEEKESAVYRHSEKLAIAFGLISSGPGVTIRIVKNLRMCVDCHYVAKLVSKVYNREVIVRDRTRFHHFRHGSCSCKDYW
- the LOC117922789 gene encoding uncharacterized protein LOC117922789 encodes the protein MKFKAFLTDNGTSLLEKRFLPALDKMGKVCHLYFTRDHTIFLHNLLNGDGVQSIAQFRKEALFDNYRISSQNDDRIAFTIDLSLLQRAIRSSVSIYAEMGGGDDIGTGSNRLQIKLVKKLPPNSHQPLPFLTFESKGYKSAVIQDVPISKPLSRADVLELQSALDMAQDLPRTLVQVPDLNQLQNYVDRMKHVGDLLNISISKYGDLHVQISTTLITLGAEFRKLLVVGEQEEVPAEDRDLSAQSRTQRAVQRGDAQTVQVSMKHFAKSLQCHLAKPDCAFYGIAQEGACLTVIFQFFIPGSRQNDKSISLHCRLPVLDPGSS